In Drosophila willistoni isolate 14030-0811.24 chromosome XR unlocalized genomic scaffold, UCI_dwil_1.1 Seg144, whole genome shotgun sequence, one DNA window encodes the following:
- the LOC6639542 gene encoding serine protease 1: MKVFITILALAVASASAYESVVHPKDITKAEKIQGRITNGYPAYEGKAPYTVGLGFSGGWWCGGSIIGNTWVLTASHCTGGDGVTVYFGATWRTNAQYTHYVSSGNFIDHWVDDIALIRIPHVDFWSMVNKVELPSYNDRNDQFQDSWAVACGWGGTYDGSPLPDWLQCVDLQVIGNSECESYYGNSIVNTNIICVRVVDGKGTCGGDSGGPLVSHNGNKLIGVTNWVSGSGCQAGHPAGFQRVTHHLDWIRDNTGISY; the protein is encoded by the coding sequence ATGAAGGTATTCATTACAATTTTGGCATTGGCTGTGGCCTCCGCCTCGGCTTACGAGAGCGTGGTGCATCCCAAGGACATCACTAAGGCTGAGAAGATCCAGGGACGCATTACCAATGGTTACCCAGCTTACGAGGGCAAGGCTCCCTACACCGTTGGTCTCGGCTTCAGCGGAGGTTGGTGGTGCGGTGGTTCCATCATTGGCAACACCTGGGTCCTGACTGCTTCTCACTGCACTGGTGGAGACGGTGTCACCGTCTACTTCGGCGCCACCTGGCGTACCAATGCCCAGTACACCCACTACGTGAGCAGCGGCAACTTCATCGATCACTGGGTCGATGATATTGCTCTGATCCGCATCCCTCATGTTGATTTCTGGTCCATGGTCAACAAGGTTGAGTTGCCCAGCTACAACGATCGCAACGACCAATTCCAGGACAGCTGGGCTGTTGCCTGCGGCTGGGGTGGCACCTACGATGGCAGCCCATTGCCCGACTGGCTCCAGTGCGTCGACCTGCAGGTCATTGGCAACTCTGAGTGCGAATCCTACTATGGCAACAGCATTGTGAACACCAACATCATCTGTGTCCGTGTCGTCGATGGCAAGGGTACATGCGGTGGCGACTCTGGTGGCCCATTGGTCTCCCACAATGGCAACAAACTGATTGGTGTTACCAACTGGGTGTCTGGATCCGGTTGCCAAGCTGGTCACCCCGCTGGCTTCCAGCGTGTTACCCACCACTTGGACTGGATTCGCGACAACACTGGCATTTCTTACTAA
- the LOC6639541 gene encoding serine protease 1, producing the protein MKVFITILALAVASASAYESVVHPKDITKAEKIQGRITNGYPAYEGKAPYTVGLGFSGGWWCGGSIIGNTWVLTASHCTGGDGVTVYFGATWRTNAQYTHYVSSGNFIDHWVDDIALIRIPHVDFWSMVNKVELPSYNDRNDQFQDSWAVACGWGGTYDGSPLPDWLQCVDLQVIGNSECESYYGNSIVNTNIICVRVVDGKGTCGGDSGGPLVSHNGNKLIGVTNWVSGSGCQAGHPAGFQRVTHHLDWIRDNTGISY; encoded by the coding sequence ATGAAGGTATTCATTACAATTTTGGCATTGGCTGTGGCCTCCGCCTCGGCTTACGAGAGCGTGGTGCATCCCAAGGACATCACTAAGGCTGAGAAGATCCAGGGACGCATTACCAATGGTTACCCAGCTTACGAGGGCAAGGCTCCCTACACCGTTGGTCTCGGCTTCAGCGGAGGTTGGTGGTGCGGTGGTTCCATCATTGGCAACACCTGGGTCCTGACTGCTTCTCACTGCACTGGTGGAGACGGTGTCACCGTCTACTTCGGCGCCACCTGGCGTACCAATGCCCAGTACACCCACTACGTGAGCAGCGGCAACTTCATCGATCACTGGGTCGATGATATTGCTCTGATCCGCATCCCTCATGTTGATTTCTGGTCCATGGTCAACAAGGTTGAGTTGCCCAGCTACAACGATCGCAACGACCAATTCCAGGACAGCTGGGCTGTTGCCTGCGGCTGGGGTGGCACCTACGATGGCAGCCCATTGCCCGACTGGCTCCAGTGCGTCGACCTGCAGGTCATTGGCAACTCTGAGTGCGAATCCTACTATGGCAACAGCATTGTGAACACCAACATCATCTGTGTCCGTGTCGTCGATGGCAAGGGTACATGCGGTGGCGACTCTGGTGGCCCATTGGTCTCCCACAATGGCAACAAACTGATTGGTGTTACCAACTGGGTGTCTGGATCCGGTTGCCAAGCTGGTCACCCCGCTGGCTTCCAGCGCGTTACCCACCACTTGGACTGGATTCGCGACAACACTGGCATTTCTTACTAA
- the LOC6639474 gene encoding serine protease 1 has translation MKVFITILALAVASASAYESVVHPKDITKAEKIQGRITNGYPAYEGKAPYTVGLGFSGGWWCGGSIIGNTWVLTASHCTGGDGVTVYFGATWRTNAQYTHYVSSGNFIDHWVDDIALIRIPHVDFWSMVNKVELPSYGERDNQFQDNWAVACGWGGTYDGSPLPDWLQCVDLQVIGNSECESYYGNSIVNTNIICVRVSDGKGTCGGDSGGPLVSHDGNKLIGVTNWVSAAGCQAGHPAGFQRVTHHLDWIRDNTGISY, from the coding sequence ATGAAGGTATTCATTACTATTTTGGCATTGGCTGTCGCCTCCGCCTCGGCTTACGAGAGCGTGGTGCATCCCAAGGACATCACTAAGGCTGAGAAGATCCAGGGACGCATTACCAATGGCTACCCAGCCTACGAGGGCAAGGCTCCCTACACCGTCGGTCTCGGCTTCAGCGGAGGTTGGTGGTGCGGTGGTTCCATCATTGGCAACACCTGGGTCCTGACTGCTTCTCACTGCACTGGTGGAGACGGTGTCACCGTCTACTTCGGCGCCACCTGGCGTACCAATGCCCAGTACACCCACTACGTGAGCAGCGGCAACTTCATCGATCACTGGGTCGATGATATTGCTCTGATCCGCATCCCTCATGTTGATTTCTGGTCCATGGTCAACAAGGTTGAGTTGCCCAGCTACGGCGAACGCGACAACCAATTCCAGGACAACTGGGCTGTTGCTTGCGGCTGGGGTGGCACCTACGATGGCAGCCCATTGCCCGACTGGCTCCAGTGCGTCGACCTGCAGGTCATTGGCAACTCTGAGTGCGAATCTTACTATGGCAACAGCATTGTGAACACCAACATCATCTGTGTCCGCGTCAGCGACGGCAAGGGTACATGCGGTGGCGACTCTGGCGGCCCATTGGTCTCCCACGACGGCAACAAGTTGATTGGTGTCACCAACTGGGTATCTGCTGCCGGTTGCCAAGCTGGTCACCCAGCTGGCTTCCAGCGTGTCACCCACCACTTGGACTGGATCCGCGACAACACTGGCATTTCCTACTAA
- the LOC6639475 gene encoding serine protease 1: MKVFITLLALAVASAAAAPKTAVVHPKDLPVSDNKIEGRITNGYPAYEGKAPYTVGLGFNGWWCGGSIIGNTWVLTASHCTGGDGVTVYFGATWRTNAQFTHYVSSNNFIDHWVDDIALIRIPHVDFWHMVNKVELPSYGQRDDQFQDSWAVACGWGRTSDGNQPDWMQCVDLQVISNNECESVYGNSIVNTNIICVRVSDGKSTCSGDSGGPLVSHDGNKLIGVTNWVSSSGCMAGHPSGFQRVTHHLDWIRDNTGISY, encoded by the coding sequence ATGAAGGTGTTCATTACTCTACTGGCTTTGGCTGTAGCttccgctgctgctgctcctaaAACGGCAGTTGTCCATCCCAAGGACCTGCCCGTGAGCGACAACAAGATCGAGGGTCGCATTACCAATGGGTACCCCGCTTATGAGGGCAAGGCTCCCTACACCGTTGGTCTGGGCTTCAATGGCTGGTGGTGCGGTGGTTCCATCATTGGCAACACCTGGGTCCTGACTGCCTCCCACTGCACTGGTGGAGACGGTGTCACCGTCTACTTCGGCGCCACCTGGCGTACCAACGCCCAGTTCACCCACTAtgtcagcagcaacaacttcATCGATCACTGGGTCGATGATATTGCTCTGATCCGCATCCCCCATGTCGATTTCTGGCACATGGTCAACAAGGTTGAGTTGCCCAGCTATGGCCAACGCGACGACCAATTCCAGGACAGTTGGGCTGTTGCCTGCGGCTGGGGACGTACCTCTGATGGAAACCAACCCGACTGGATGCAGTGCGTTGACTTGCAGGTCATCAGCAACAACGAGTGCGAATCCGTTTACGGTAACAGCATTGTCAACACCAACATCATCTGTGTCCGCGTCAGCGATGGCAAGAGCACTTGCAGTGGTGACTCTGGCGGCCCATTGGTCTCCCACGACGGCAACAAGTTGATTGGTGTAACCAACTGGGTCTCCAGTTCCGGATGCATGGCTGGTCATCCATCTGGCTTCCAGCGTGTCACCCATCACTTGGACTGGATTCGTGACAACACTGGCATTTCTTACTAA
- the LOC6639540 gene encoding serine protease 1 has translation MKVFITILALAVASASAYESVVHPKDITKAEKIQGRITNGYPAYEGKAPYTVGLGFSGGWWCGGSIIGNTWVLTASHCTGGDGVTVYFGATWRTNAQYTHYVSSGNFIDHWVDDIALIRIPHVDFWSMVNKVELPSYNDRNDQFQDSWAVACGWGGTYDGSPLPDWLQCVDLQVIGNSECESYYGNSIVNTNIICVRVVDGKGTCGGDSGGPLVSHNGNKLIGVTNWVSGSGCQAGHPAGFQRVTHHLDWIRDNTGISY, from the coding sequence ATGAAGGTATTCATTACAATTTTGGCATTGGCTGTCGCCTCCGCCTCGGCTTACGAGAGCGTGGTGCATCCCAAGGACATCACTAAGGCTGAGAAGATCCAGGGACGCATTACCAATGGCTACCCAGCCTACGAGGGCAAGGCTCCCTACACCGTCGGTCTCGGCTTCAGCGGAGGTTGGTGGTGCGGTGGTTCCATCATTGGCAACACCTGGGTCCTGACTGCCTCTCACTGCACTGGTGGAGACGGTGTCACCGTCTACTTCGGCGCCACCTGGCGTACCAATGCCCAGTACACCCACTACGTGAGCAGCGGCAACTTCATCGATCACTGGGTCGATGATATTGCTCTGATCCGCATCCCTCATGTTGATTTCTGGTCCATGGTCAACAAGGTTGAGCTACCCAGCTACAACGATCGCAACGACCAATTCCAGGACAGCTGGGCTGTTGCCTGCGGCTGGGGTGGCACCTACGATGGCAGCCCATTGCCCGACTGGCTCCAGTGCGTCGACCTGCAGGTCATTGGCAACTCTGAGTGCGAATCCTACTATGGCAACAGCATTGTGAACACCAACATCATCTGTGTCCGTGTCGTCGATGGCAAGGGTACATGCGGTGGCGACTCTGGTGGCCCATTGGTCTCCCACAATGGCAACAAACTGATTGGTGTTACCAACTGGGTGTCTGGATCCGGTTGCCAAGCTGGTCACCCCGCTGGCTTCCAGCGCGTTACCCACCACTTGGACTGGATTCGCGACAACACTGGCATTTCTTACTAA
- the LOC6639472 gene encoding serine protease 1, whose amino-acid sequence MKVFITLLALAVASAAAAPKTAVVHPKDLPVSDNKIEGRITNGYPAYEGKAPYTVGLGFNGWWCGGSIIGNTWVLTASHCTGGDSVTVYFGATWRTNAQFTHYVSSNNFIDHWVDDIALIRIPHVDFWHMVNKVELPSYGQRDDQFQDSWAVACGWGRTSDGNQPDWMQCVDLQVISNNECASVYGNSIVNTNIICVRVSDGKSTCSGDSGGPLVSHDGNKLIGVTNWVSSSGCMAGHPSGFQRVTHHLDWIRDNTGISY is encoded by the coding sequence ATGAAGGTGTTCATTACTCTACTGGCTTTGGCTGTAGCttccgctgctgctgctcctaaAACGGCAGTTGTCCATCCCAAGGACCTGCCCGTGAGCGACAACAAGATCGAGGGTCGCATTACCAATGGCTACCCCGCTTATGAGGGCAAGGCTCCCTACACCGTTGGTCTGGGCTTCAATGGCTGGTGGTGCGGTGGTTCCATCATTGGTAACACCTGGGTCCTGACTGCCTCTCACTGCACTGGTGGAGACAGTGTCACCGTCTACTTCGGCGCCACCTGGCGTACCAATGCCCAGTTCACCCACTAcgtcagcagcaacaacttcATCGATCACTGGGTCGATGATATTGCTCTGATCCGCATCCCCCATGTCGATTTCTGGCACATGGTCAACAAGGTTGAGTTGCCCAGCTATGGCCAACGCGACGACCAATTCCAGGACAGTTGGGCTGTTGCCTGCGGCTGGGGACGTACCTCTGATGGAAACCAACCCGACTGGATGCAGTGCGTTGACTTGCAGGTCATCAGTAACAACGAGTGCGCCTCCGTCTACGGTAACAGCATTGTCAACACCAACATCATCTGTGTCCGCGTCAGCGATGGCAAGAGCACTTGCAGTGGTGACTCTGGCGGCCCATTGGTCTCCCACGACGGCAACAAGTTGATTGGTGTAACCAACTGGGTCTCCAGTTCCGGATGCATGGCTGGTCATCCATCTGGCTTCCAGCGTGTCACCCATCACTTGGACTGGATTCGTGACAACACTGGCATTTCTTACTAA
- the LOC6639471 gene encoding serine protease 1 produces the protein MKVFITLLALAVASAAAAPKTAVVHPKDLPVSDNKIEGRITNGYPAYEGKAPYTVGLGFSAGWWCGGSIIGNTWVLTASHCTGGDGVTVYFGATWRTNAQFTHYVSSNNFIDHWVDDIALIRIPHVDFWHMVNKVELPSYGQRNDQFQDSWAVACGWGRTADGNQPDWMQCVDLQVISNNECESVYGNSIVNTNIICVRVSDGKSTCSGDSGGPLVSHDGNKLIGVTNWVSGSGCMAGHPSGFQRVTHHLDWIRDNTGISY, from the coding sequence ATGAAGGTGTTCATTACTCTATTGGCTTTGGCTGTAGCttccgctgctgctgctcctaaAACGGCAGTTGTCCATCCCAAGGACCTGCCCGTGAGCGACAACAAGATCGAGGGACGCATTACCAATGGCTACCCAGCCTATGAGGGCAAGGCTCCCTACACCGTTGGTCTCGGCTTCAGCGCAGGTTGGTGGTGCGGTGGCTCCATCATTGGCAACACCTGGGTACTGACTGCCTCTCACTGCACTGGTGGAGACGGTGTCACCGTCTACTTCGGCGCCACCTGGCGTACCAATGCCCAGTTCACCCACTAcgtcagcagcaacaacttcATCGATCACTGGGTCGATGATATTGCTCTGATCCGCATCCCTCATGTCGATTTCTGGCACATGGTCAACAAGGTTGAGTTGCCCAGCTATGGCCAACGCAACGACCAATTCCAGGACAGCTGGGCTGTTGCCTGCGGCTGGGGACGCACTGCTGATGGAAACCAACCCGACTGGATGCAGTGCGTTGACTTGCAGGTCATCAGCAACAACGAGTGCGAATCCGTTTACGGTAACAGCATTGTCAACACCAACATCATCTGTGTCCGCGTCAGCGATGGCAAGAGCACTTGCAGTGGTGACTCTGGCGGCCCATTGGTCTCCCACGACGGCAACAAGTTGATTGGTGTAACCAACTGGGTTTCTGGTTCCGGATGCATGGCTGGTCATCCATCTGGCTTCCAGCGTGTCACCCATCACTTGGACTGGATTCGTGACAACACTGGCATTTCTTACTAA
- the LOC6639543 gene encoding serine protease 1: MKVFITILALAVASASAYESVVHPKDITKAEKIQGRITNGYPAYEGKAPYTVGLGFSGGWWCGGSIIGNTWVLTASHCTGGDGVTVYFGATWRTNAQYTHYVSSGNFIDHWVDDIALIRIPHVDFWSMVNKVELPSYNDRNDQFQDSWAVACGWGGTYDGSPLPDWLQCVDLQVIGNSECESYYGNSIVNTNIICVRVVDGKGTCGGDSGGPLVSHNGNKLIGVTNWVSGSGCQAGHPAGFQRVTHHLDWIRDNTGISY; the protein is encoded by the coding sequence ATGAAGGTATTCATTACAATTTTGGCATTGGCTGTGGCCTCCGCCTCGGCTTACGAGAGCGTGGTGCATCCCAAGGACATCACTAAGGCTGAGAAGATCCAGGGACGCATTACCAATGGCTACCCAGCCTACGAGGGCAAGGCTCCCTACACCGTTGGTCTCGGCTTCAGCGGAGGTTGGTGGTGCGGTGGTTCCATCATTGGCAACACCTGGGTCCTGACTGCCTCTCACTGCACTGGTGGAGACGGTGTCACCGTCTACTTCGGCGCCACCTGGCGTACCAATGCCCAGTACACCCACTACGTGAGCAGCGGCAACTTCATCGATCACTGGGTCGATGATATTGCTCTGATCCGCATCCCTCATGTTGATTTCTGGTCCATGGTCAACAAGGTTGAGCTACCCAGCTACAACGATCGCAACGACCAATTCCAGGACAGCTGGGCTGTTGCCTGCGGCTGGGGTGGCACCTACGATGGCAGCCCATTGCCCGACTGGCTCCAGTGCGTCGACCTGCAGGTCATTGGCAACTCTGAGTGCGAATCCTACTATGGCAACAGCATTGTGAACACCAACATCATCTGTGTCCGTGTCGTCGATGGCAAGGGTACATGCGGTGGCGACTCTGGTGGCCCATTGGTCTCCCACAATGGCAACAAACTGATTGGTGTTACCAACTGGGTGTCTGGATCCGGTTGCCAAGCTGGTCACCCCGCTGGCTTCCAGCGCGTTACCCACCACTTGGACTGGATTCGCGACAACACTGGCATTTCTTACTAA
- the LOC26529410 gene encoding serine protease 1, whose amino-acid sequence MKAFITFLALAVAYAAAAPSKGTVGIIYPKDEVKTNKIEGRITNGYPAYEGKAPYTVGLGFSGGWWCGGSIIGNTWVLTASHCTGGDGVTVYFGATWRTNAQYTHYVSSGNFIDHWVDDIALIRIPHVDFWSMVNKVELPSYGQRDDQFQDSWAVACGWGGTYDGSPLPDWLQCVDLQVISNNECASVYGNTIVNTNIICVRVTDGKGTCQGDSGGPLVSHDGNKLIGVTNFGSASGCQYGHPAGFQRVTHHLDWIRDNTGISY is encoded by the coding sequence ATGAAAGCCTTCATTACTTTTCTGGCTTTGGCTGTGGCCTATGCCGCTGCTGCTCCCTCCAAGGGAACCGTTGGCATCATTTACCCCAAGGATGAGGTGAAGACCAACAAAATCGAGGGTCGTATCACCAATGGCTACCCAGCCTACGAGGGCAAGGCTCCCTACACCGTTGGTCTCGGCTTCAGCGGAGGTTGGTGGTGCGGTGGTTCCATCATTGGCAACACTTGGGTCCTGACTGCTTCTCACTGCACTGGTGGAGACGGTGTCACCGTCTACTTCGGCGCCACCTGGCGTACCAATGCCCAGTACACCCACTACGTGAGCAGCGGCAACTTCATCGATCACTGGGTCGATGATATTGCTCTAATCCGCATCCCTCATGTTGATTTCTGGTCCATGGTCAACAAGGTTGAGTTGCCCAGCTACGGCCAACGCGACGACCAATTCCAGGACAGCTGGGCTGTTGCTTGCGGCTGGGGTGGCACCTACGATGGCAGCCCATTGCCCGACTGGCTCCAGTGCGTCGACTTGCAGGTCATCAGCAACAACGAGTGCGCCTCCGTTTACGGTAACACCATTGTCAACACCAACATCATCTGTGTCCGCGTCACCGACGGCAAGGGAACATGCCAGGGCGATTCTGGTGGCCCATTGGTCTCCCACGACGGTAACAAATTGATTGGTGTCACCAACTTCGGTTCTGCTTCTGGTTGCCAATATGGTCACCCAGCTGGATTCCAGCGTGTCACCCACCACTTGGACTGGATCCGCGACAACACTGGCATCTCCTACTAA
- the LOC6639539 gene encoding serine protease 1 translates to MKLLVFLILGVAAASAVPTLSKKPVPIQELQSNKIQGRITNGYPAYEGKVPYIVGLSFIKDGVNTWCGGSIIGNTWVLTAAHCVNEREAVTIYFGASFRHEAQYTHWVGSNDFIRHPDYQDNLNNDIALIRTPHVDFWSLVDRVELPSYNDRYNSFAGWWAVASGWGATWDGEGMSNYLNCIDVQIIDNNECHNIFGSYVIDNTICISTVGATSTCYGDSGGPLVLHDGNKLVGITSFGHWDGCAASQPAGFTRVTGYLDWIRDNTGIAYY, encoded by the coding sequence ATGAAGCTATTAGTGTTCCTGATTTTGGGTGTGGCCGCCGCTAGCGCTGTGCCCACTCTCTCAAAGAAGCCTGTGCCCATACAGGAGCTGCAGTCCAATAAGATCCAAGGACGCATCACCAATGGATATCCGGCCTATGAGGGAAAAGTTCCATACATTGTTGGTTTGAGTTTCATCAAGGATGGCGTGAACACCTGGTGCGGTGGCTCTATCATTGGCAACACCTGGGTGCTGACTGCCGCTCACTGTGTCAACGAACGCGAAGCTGTGACCATTTACTTTGGTGCCAGTTTCCGTCATGAAGCCCAGTACACCCACTGGGTGGGCAGCAACGACTTTATCCGTCATCCCGATTATCAAGATAATTTGAACAATGACATTGCTCTGATTCGTACTCCTCATGTGGATTTCTGGTCTCTGGTGGATCGTGTTGAATTGCCCAGCTACAATGATCGTTACAATAGCTTCGCTGGTTGGTGGGCTGTTGCTTCAGGATGGGGTGCCACCTGGGATGGTGAAGGCATGTCCAACTACCTGAACTGCATTGATGTCCAGATTATTGATAACAATGAATGCCACAACATCTTCGGTAGTTATGTCATCGATAATACCATCTGTATTTCAACTGTTGGCGCTACCTCCACCTGCTACGGTGACTCTGGTGGCCCATTGGTCTTGCATGACGGCAACAAGTTGGTGGGCATCACCTCCTTTGGACACTGGGATGGCTGTGCTGCCAGTCAACCGGCTGGTTTCACTCGTGTCACTGGCTACTTGGACTGGATTCGCGATAACACTGGCATTGCTTACTACTAA
- the LOC6639470 gene encoding serine protease 1, producing the protein MKVFLTILALAVASAAAAPKASIAYPKDLAKTNKIEGRITNGYPAEEGKAPYTVGLGFSAGWWCGGSIIDHTWVLTAEHCIGDAESVTVYFGATWRTNAQFTHWVGNGDFIKNPSADIALIRIPHIDFYHMVNKVELPSYNDRYNDYNEWWAVACGWGGTYDGSPLPDYMQCVDLQIIHNSECADYYGHELIGDNRICVRVVDGKGTCGGDSGGPLVTHDGSKLVGVTNFVASAGCQIGAPAGFQRVTYHLDWIRDHTGIAYY; encoded by the coding sequence ATGAAAGTGTTTCTAACGATTTTAGCTCTGGCTGTGGCCTCAGCAGCCGCTGCTCCAAAAGCAAGCATTGCTTACCCCAAGGATCTGGCTAAGACCAACAAGATCGAGGGTCGTATTACGAACGGCTACCCAGCAGAAGAGGGCAAGGCCCCCTATACCGTTGGCTTGGGCTTCAGCGCCGGCTGGTGGTGCGGTGGTTCCATCATCGATCACACATGGGTCCTAACTGCCGAGCATTGCATTGGAGATGCTGAGTCTGTGACCGTTTACTTTGGTGCCACCTGGCGCACCAATGCCCAGTTTACCCACTGGGTCGGCAATGGCGATTTCATCAAGAACCCCTCGGCTGATATTGCTCTGATCCGCATTCCTCACATCGATTTCTATCACATGGTCAACAAGGTTGAGCTGCCCAGCTACAACGATCGCTACAATGACTACAACGAATGGTGGGCTGTTGCCTGCGGCTGGGGTGGTACCTACGATGGCAGCCCATTGCCCGATTACATGCAGTGCGTTGATTTGCAGATCATCCACAACTCCGAATGCGCTGACTACTATGGCCATGAACTGATTGGCGACAACCGCATCTGTGTCCGTGTCGTCGATGGCAAAGGTACATGCGGTGGTGACTCTGGTGGCCCATTGGTCACACACGATGGCTCCAAATTGGTCGGTGTTACCAACTTTGTGGCTTCGGCTGGTTGCCAAATTGGTGCCCCAGCTGGATTCCAGCGTGTCACCTACCACTTGGACTGGATCCGTGATCACACTGGCATTGCTTACTATTAA
- the LOC26529669 gene encoding serine protease 1, producing the protein MKAFITFLALAVAYAAAAPSKGTVGIIYPKDEVKTNKIEGRITNGYPAYEGKAPYTVGLGFSGGWWCGGSIIGNTWVLTASHCTGGDGVTVYFGATWRTNAQYTHYVSSGNFIDHWVDDIALIRIPHVDFWSMVNKVELPSYGQRDDQFQDSWAVACGWGGTYDGSPLPDWLQCVDLQVISNNECASVYGNTIVNTNIICVRVTDGKGTCQGDSGGPLVSHDGNKLIGVTNFGSASGCQYGHPAGFQRVTHHLDWIRDNTGISY; encoded by the coding sequence ATGAAAGCCTTCATTACTTTTCTGGCTTTGGCCGTGGCCTATGCCGCTGCTGCTCCCTCCAAGGGAACCGTTGGCATCATTTACCCCAAGGATGAGGTGAAGACCAACAAAATCGAGGGTCGTATCACCAATGGCTACCCAGCCTACGAGGGCAAGGCTCCCTACACCGTTGGTCTCGGCTTCAGCGGAGGTTGGTGGTGCGGTGGTTCCATCATTGGCAACACTTGGGTCCTGACTGCTTCTCACTGCACTGGTGGAGACGGTGTCACCGTCTACTTCGGCGCCACCTGGCGTACCAATGCCCAGTACACCCACTACGTGAGCAGCGGCAACTTCATCGATCACTGGGTCGATGATATTGCTCTAATCCGCATCCCTCATGTTGATTTCTGGTCCATGGTCAACAAGGTTGAGTTGCCCAGCTACGGCCAACGCGACGACCAATTCCAGGACAGCTGGGCTGTTGCTTGCGGCTGGGGTGGCACCTACGATGGCAGCCCATTGCCCGACTGGCTCCAGTGCGTCGACTTGCAGGTCATCAGCAACAACGAGTGCGCCTCCGTTTACGGTAACACCATTGTCAACACCAACATCATCTGTGTCCGCGTCACCGACGGCAAGGGAACATGCCAGGGCGATTCTGGTGGCCCATTGGTCTCCCACGACGGTAACAAATTGATTGGTGTCACCAACTTCGGTTCTGCTTCTGGTTGCCAATATGGTCACCCAGCTGGATTCCAGCGTGTCACCCACCACTTGGACTGGATCCGCGACAACACTGGCATCTCCTACTAA
- the LOC26530123 gene encoding serine protease 1-like, whose protein sequence is MMKVFLTILALAIASASAYEAIVYPKDLAKLKGTKIEGRITNGYPAEAGKAPYTVGLGFGKDGGGWWCGGSIIGNTWVVTAAHCTGDAQKVDVYFGATWRTEAVYTHTVSSSDFIRNPDYNGILNDISLIRIPHVDFWAQVNKVELPSLNDRYQSYNEWWAVACGWGGTYDGSPLPDWLQCVDMQIIANSECAATYGTGIVSDSTICVRVVDGKGTCQGDSGGPLVTHDGSKLVGVTSFVGASGCQAGSPAGFARITSHLDWIRDNTGISY, encoded by the coding sequence ATGATGAAAGTGTTCTTGACTATTTTGGCTTTGGCCATTGCCTCTGCCTCGGCATATGAGGCAATTGTTTATCCCAAGGATCTGGCCAAATTGAAGGGAACCAAGATCGAGGGACGTATTACCAATGGCTATCCAGCTGAAGCAGGCAAGGCTCCATACACTGTCGGCTTGGGTTTCGGAAAGGATGGCGGCGGCTGGTGGTGCGGTGGTTCCATCATTGGCAACACTTGGGTCGTGACTGCAGCTCATTGTACTGGCGATGCTCAAAAGGTAGATGTTTACTTTGGTGCCACCTGGCGTACAGAAGCCGTCTACACCCACACTGTCAGCAGCAGCGATTTTATCCGTAATCCCGACTACAATGGCATCCTTAACGATATCTCTCTGATTCGTATTCCTCATGTGGACTTCTGGGCACAAGTCAATAAGGTGGAGTTGCCCAGCCTGAACGATCGCTATCAAAGCTACAACGAATGGTGGGCTGTCGCTTGCGGCTGGGGTGGCACCTATGATGGTAGCCCGCTGCCCGATTGGCTCCAGTGCGTCGATATGCAAATCATTGCCAATTCTGAGTGTGCTGCCACCTATGGCACTGGTATCGTTTCCGATTCAACCATCTGTGTCCGTGTCGTCGATGGCAAGGGCACATGCCAGGGAGACTCTGGTGGCCCATTGGTCACACACGATGGCTCTAAATTGGTGGGTGTCACCTCATTTGTTGGTGCTTCTGGTTGCCAGGCAGGCAGTCCAGCTGGCTTTGCCCGTATCACCAGTCACTTGGATTGGATCCGCGACAACACAGGCATTTCTTACTAA